Genomic DNA from Thermodesulfobacteriota bacterium:
GGTCGAGGAGTAGGTCAGCAGAAGGGAGGTGATCATGAAGATCACCGCGGCCACGGTCGTCAGTTTGCTCAAAAAACCCATCGAGCCCGCGCTTCCGAAGAGGGTCTGGCTGGCGCCGCCGAAGGCCGCTCCGATCTCCGCTCCCTTTCCTGCTTGGAGCAGGACGATCAGGATGAGGGCGAAACAGACCAAAACATGCAAAATCACGATAATCGCCATAACCTAATGTCTTTTTGGGATCTCTAAGGGATCCCAAAAACGAAGCGCACAGCCTGACCTCGAGCTCGAAGGCTTCGGATTTTCGGTCTATTATATATCACATTTCTTTGAATCTGACAATCCTCGAAAAACTCTCTGCCTTCAGGCTCGCCCCGCCGACCAGGGCCCCGTCGATGTCGGCTTGGGCCATCAGGCCTTTAATATTCTCTGGGGTCACGCTCCCCCCATACTGGATCCTCACCGCCTCGGAAAGCCTTTTCGAGTAGAGTTTTTCCAACCTCTGGCGGATGAAA
This window encodes:
- the secG gene encoding preprotein translocase subunit SecG, yielding MAIIVILHVLVCFALILIVLLQAGKGAEIGAAFGGASQTLFGSAGSMGFLSKLTTVAAVIFMITSLLLTYSSTRRSPTVIKERPVQTAPVEPQKGQLPPQAPTPEPKK